In Spirosoma pollinicola, the genomic window CTGAGGCATACCCAATCCTTTGCTATAGAGCCAGTACGTTAGCCGTCTGAACCCTCGAACAACGGTGTAGTTGAAATACACAACGGAGATTTTAGGGTTACTCGCTTCAATTTTACCCAGCAGATAGGAGCCTTTGGCAAAGTGCGGCACATAGAGTGTCATGGGCCAATCGACCTGATTCTGAAAGATGGATAAGGTTTTTCGGATATCGTCGCGGTCAGTGGTTTGCTCGGTAAAAACGAAATAGTTGGGATCGGAAATAACGTAATCCTGCGGGCGAAGGCGAAGGAAAACCTCGGCGTGGGCAAAGTTATTCACGCACACAATTTCGGTTTGCCGAATGAAGTCGAATTGGTCTGTCAACGATTCGTTCAGCGAAGGGCCGTTGCCCAGGACCGAGCACGTGGGTAATTGCCTGTCGGGCAAGCGGGTTGTATGTCGGCCACGAATCGCCACTTTAAGCAACGATACCAGTGAAGCGAACAAGTCGCTCAAAAATTGACTAAGAGAATTAAAACCAGCTTCGACCATGCAAGCGGCACACGAGGGCGTGCCTTTTTTCTACAAAACAACAAAAAAAACAGCAGATGGGCAGAGCGGCCAGCAGGATTAGCCCATTAACGTCATTTTATCCCATCACGTATAGACAAAGCCATTGACATTAAAACAAGGCCGCCCGTAAAGGACGCACTCGTATGTATCAATCAATAAGACCTACTTATTAATTTTTGAAAAATTTACCCCTAATAAGTATTCAAATGATTATTTATTTATAATTTTAGTTTTCAATAATTGATATAGGTTAATTTAATAAAATGTACTGTACCTATTAATTCTATAATATGATTCCTTACAGATTAAACGTGATACAGACAGTATAGCTAAAGACCGTACTTGTACTTTTCCAAAAAATATGCAAAACAGCTACCCAGTTCCTGAGAACGAATTTCAACGAATTATTGACCTGTCCGACTTCGATTTAGATTATTCGGGGCTTCAGGACAAATTTAAAGACCTTACTACGCTGGCAGCTAAGGTGACAGGAACCGATATCTCATTAATCAACCTGATTGATTCCTACACACAGTGGACCATTACCAGTCACGGCCTGGATTTAACGTCCATGCCTCGCGAAGAATCCGTTTGTCAATATACCATTCTGGAGCCTACCAGTTTTGAAGTCAAAGATTTACAACTTGACGAGCGATTCTCTGAGCGATGGTATGTATCCGATGCTCCTCATCTGCGCTACTATTTTGGTATACCCCTAACGTCGAGTAATGGCAACCATATCGGTGCACTTTGTGTGCTCGATACAAAAGTAAAAGAGCTTGATCCGGAAAAAATCGAGCTTTTACAGATCATTGCAGCTGAAGTCGTTAGCCGACTAAACACGCTTCAGGAGATCCAGTATTTAAAACGGCAGGCATCCGAAATGAATGAATCCCGAAAGCGGGTAGCACATGATATTCGGGGGCCTTTGGGCGGTATTATTACGATGGCTCAACTGGTTACCAGCAGCGGAGCCAGTATTAAGCTGAACGAAATACTCGAACTAATTCAGCTCATTCAGATGAGTGGTAAATCGCTGCTCGAACTGGCAGATGAAATCCTGGTCAACGATGATAAGTGGAAGCAGGACCATGATAAGAAAGAGATCTTTCATCAGGTTAGATTGAAAGACACGCTGGAAAAACTGTATACTCCACAGGCACGCTCCAAAGGAATTCGCTTCCTCGTTTCGACCGATGCTTCGACGGAGTTAATCCCTTTTTCCCGTAATAAAGTGGTACAGATTGCGGGTAACTTGATTTCCAATGCCATCAAGTTTACGCAGGGGGAAGGGCATGTGCAGGTCAACACTAAATTGAGAATTGAAGGCTCACACAACATGCTTAGTCTCACCGTTCAGGATTCTGGCGAGGGTATTACGAGCGAAAAAATAGCGGATATTCTTAATGGCCAGGGTCGTTCGAGTAACGGAACCGCCGGCGAGTCTGGCTATGGTTTTGGACTTCCTCTGGTAAAACACCTGGTCAGTACACTAAATGGAGAAATGACCGTTACCTCATCCCCTGGGCAGGGGACATGCTTTGAGATAAGTCTAATGCAGCAGAAAACGAGTTGATACTACTCAAGAATTTAGTCAGACACAGCAAAAAGGCCCGGTGATTAGTCAACCGGGCCTTTTTTTTGAGAAAAGACGGTGCCTTTGACAATTGTAGTTGTTAATAACTATTGACATACCTTACCGTTATATATCGTTGTAAACGTTTGTGAAAGCTGATAGCCCCAAGCTGCTGTAGCACTAAATGAGCGGATAATTGTGAACTTGCCACGAAATAAGCAACGCAGCTAACATCGGGTAGTAACCAGCAGAATAGCATGACTAAAAAGCGCATATTTTTTACCGGGGGATCGGGAAAAGCAGGAAAGCACGTAATTCCCTACCTGCTCGGCCAGGGACATAAAGTGATGAATGTAGACCTGACACCTCTGGACCACCCAGGGGTAAATAATCTGGTCGCGGATATAACAGATTCCGGACAGGTTTTTAATGCCATGAGTTCATACGCTGGCTTAGATGAATTGGAGGCAGGGAATGGGGTGCCAAAATTTGATGCGGTCGTTCATTTTGCGGCCGTGCCCAGAATCTTACTCAAACCGGATAATGAGACGTTTCGGGTTAACACCATTGGTACCTACAATGTGATTGAAGCGGCTGTTAAACTCGGCATTAGAAAAATTATTATTGCTTCGTCAGAGACCACTTACGGGATCTGTTTTTCAGATGGACAGACCAATCCTAGCGTGTTGCCGCTGGAAGAGGATTATGACGTCGACCCAATGGATAGCTACGGCTTATCGAAGGTTGTCAATGAAAAAACGGCACGCAGCTTCCAGCGACGGTCAGGCGTTGATATATATGCCCTTCGTATCGGCAATGTGATTGAGCCGCACGAATACGCGGAGTTGTTCCCCTATTATTTTAAACACCCTGAAGTGCGACGCCGGAATGCCTTTTGTTATATAGATGCGCGTGATCTGGGACAAATTGTGGATTTATGTCTGCAAAAAGACAGCCTTGGCTATCAGGTTTTTAATGCTGGCAACGATCATAACGGCGCCATTATTCCCAGCAAAGAACTGGCCGAAACGTTCTTTCCTACTGTGCCCATAAGTCGCGAATTAGGGGAGTATGAAGCCCTGTTTTCAAATCGCAAAATTCGTGAAGTGCTGGGCTTTAACGAACAACATAACTGGCAGAAATACGTGAAATGGGAATCGTGACAATGTAACCCTGGGTTTTAGTCTAATTCGATAGCCTGCTCGATTGACTTTTCGCTTTGACTCATTGACCGCAACTAATGATTTTGCTGATTCCTGTGACACCTCACAAACGCTTCAACCTCAAACAGCATGAATACGACAAGACAGCCCCAACCACTTCCAGGTGATTATTATGGAATAGTGTATAAAGGCAGCTTTATTGTGCCAATCCTGGTGATAGTTATTCTTGCAATAGCTCTTTGGTGGTTTTTGAGGAAACGTAAATAATCGTAGTCAACGTAAGCTTAGCGGCTGTTGGAAAGTAGTAAATGGGTCATTCCGAAGGTCAATGATCAGATCATATTTTTGCGTATTTTGAGTCAGAAAATAAACGCAAAATACGCAAAATTGATCGACTCGGACTTTGGCAATAGCCAACTCACGTATACAACAATGATTAAGCCTTCAAATGCTCTTTTCTGTATCTTGCTGTGGGCTTCCATCCTGAGTTGCTACAAACAGGTTCATCCTCCCACTGTTAGAACAATTTTGTTAGAGCAGCTAAAGAATACTCATACCAACGAAGACTGGTTTACTCCTCTGAAAAAAGCCACAGGAGGGCTTACAGCCATACAAGCTAACTGGCGAGATAGCACAGTTAATCACTCCATCGGGCAGTTAGTATCTCATCTAATCTTCTGGAGCGAAAGAGTTCTAACTGCCTTTCAGGGTAATACTGCTCCAGACTTTAGCGGAAATAATGAAGAAACCTTTGAGCGGTTCACCAACGTAAGTTGGGATCAGGCCATCGTGAAACTAGATAGTATTCAAATTAAATGGTATCAATCCGTAGAAAAGGCTACAGATAAACAACTTGCTAAATGGAGTTCTTCAGTAGCTAACATTTGCTCACATAACGCCTACCATACGGGGCAAATAATCTACATAAGAAA contains:
- a CDS encoding GAF domain-containing sensor histidine kinase, encoding MQNSYPVPENEFQRIIDLSDFDLDYSGLQDKFKDLTTLAAKVTGTDISLINLIDSYTQWTITSHGLDLTSMPREESVCQYTILEPTSFEVKDLQLDERFSERWYVSDAPHLRYYFGIPLTSSNGNHIGALCVLDTKVKELDPEKIELLQIIAAEVVSRLNTLQEIQYLKRQASEMNESRKRVAHDIRGPLGGIITMAQLVTSSGASIKLNEILELIQLIQMSGKSLLELADEILVNDDKWKQDHDKKEIFHQVRLKDTLEKLYTPQARSKGIRFLVSTDASTELIPFSRNKVVQIAGNLISNAIKFTQGEGHVQVNTKLRIEGSHNMLSLTVQDSGEGITSEKIADILNGQGRSSNGTAGESGYGFGLPLVKHLVSTLNGEMTVTSSPGQGTCFEISLMQQKTS
- a CDS encoding NAD-dependent epimerase/dehydratase family protein, yielding MTKKRIFFTGGSGKAGKHVIPYLLGQGHKVMNVDLTPLDHPGVNNLVADITDSGQVFNAMSSYAGLDELEAGNGVPKFDAVVHFAAVPRILLKPDNETFRVNTIGTYNVIEAAVKLGIRKIIIASSETTYGICFSDGQTNPSVLPLEEDYDVDPMDSYGLSKVVNEKTARSFQRRSGVDIYALRIGNVIEPHEYAELFPYYFKHPEVRRRNAFCYIDARDLGQIVDLCLQKDSLGYQVFNAGNDHNGAIIPSKELAETFFPTVPISRELGEYEALFSNRKIREVLGFNEQHNWQKYVKWES
- a CDS encoding DinB family protein produces the protein MIKPSNALFCILLWASILSCYKQVHPPTVRTILLEQLKNTHTNEDWFTPLKKATGGLTAIQANWRDSTVNHSIGQLVSHLIFWSERVLTAFQGNTAPDFSGNNEETFERFTNVSWDQAIVKLDSIQIKWYQSVEKATDKQLAKWSSSVANICSHNAYHTGQIIYIRKKNRWWPKPEEKK